A part of Neovison vison isolate M4711 chromosome 6, ASM_NN_V1, whole genome shotgun sequence genomic DNA contains:
- the LOC122910200 gene encoding uncharacterized protein LOC122910200: MEVTKKVGGPDPPGPQGHPSASSQQPGGGLRRSEGPWINSGSVYFRQGLSLSPEAITDRTCGPASQAHAPDPVHQLHQDPADIGSQCVCERASQDAPRPPSTSPFPSSIVGTPTHLIMENRTLALPVGTHSDSSSDTVQRGFCRFRVQAQVARQGKAPAKVLVGWGKGPCSPDQVAPLGSRKSRWLPYLLSGDEGSAAGQDPLLTPGQGQGQDKCPCPAQTPPTPTQANALAVAPTPMPEVVKTFTCISGHLTDTTITTNSLSQDLLPSKSDNQWPVLLESSKVVSSLQDKVDFGFQKEPPNQMPSPNESSDHVQEIKAARTQVLSNLPENPVEKAPVCTSRPGSPTPGSGPPGTPKSQRNSQENCSSQPDQQPLNICNNTYSKVPQSAYPDACHKQSPVQSPGETNQIPPSTAPTCQLQNAVEDRVLVFDMATGNTRMGLLCHDPTGSRAVLLGVMPNHPSVYVPKNVSSAPPLGMPILSPDHNRPNFWSTSPILSSPAPSSLSAGSYREVALVSKEGRLNLESRDSPGTETPIRVFTRSVPLGTPLQSSERRLSHVHDPGCSKPDAEKNETSHTIWKLNPSRMQDTSTIQPKKLQWMISEQPAEPAPQAPTQEVSRPLLQEDTGKHDQKEVLTAHPDSLGAEGAGQCSLTRQTHFSGQPLLAEQPPSSRKLSLSGQVPVTGTSLARQISLTGQPPFPQEPPISKEPIVPGRSPITRETGQASTLCQEGEPLSLPAHVGVLQVPLAPEETCVYMSRDKVSVRAAESSSTHRVPSWQPGSPPSTQGEQFSLVTFSTPGTGYKVLPMAMVGAEPQGPRFKLTPEDISHPSVLAHLGLLHGACYELVPTAGTLSVQSPLLCRHSLGPYQDMAAVVIDTGTGFTKCGLAGEDHILSVVPSRVQLLQHPAQDEPRYTVPENQEASYSVLNRGVVSDWDALEVLWQHLFYCRLGVRPEELAVLVADSPISPRTNREKVAEILFERFHVPAMQTVHQALLALYAYGRTTGLVLGSGHGTSYVAPILTGDLAPLDTYRLDVAGADLTEYLAQLLLAGGHSPPKVGLVNQIKEACCYVAMNMTAEVARTQTQPRVDFVLPDKQVITLGSERFCCPEALFQPSLLGLNQPGLPQLALLSISRLEAKQQEELLANVVLDGGSTLINGFPERLRQELGPRATVLGSPHRAVAAWLGGSIMASRDSFQSLWLSRHEYEEEGPWAIYKYHL; the protein is encoded by the exons ATGGAAGTCACCAAGAAGGTGGGGGGCCCTGATCCACCGGGCCCCCAAGGCCACCCCTCGGCCAGCAGCCAGCAGCCAGGGGGTGGCCTCAGAAGGTCTGAGGGACCATGGATAAATTCAGGATCTGTATACTTCAGGCAGGGGTTGTCCTTGTCCCCTGAGGCCATCACTGATAGGACCTGCGGCCCTGCCTCCCAGGCCCATGCCCCTGACCCTGTTCACCAGCTACACCAGGATCCTGCTGACATTGGCTCCCAGTGTGTCTGTGAGAGGGCCTCCCAAGATGCCCCAAGGCCCCCCTCTACTAGCCCGTTTCCAAGCTCCATCGTGGGAACCCCAACGCATCTCATCATGGAGAACAGGACCCTGGCCCTCCCTGTGGGCACACACAGTGACAGCTCCAGTGACACGGTCCAGCGTGGATTCTGCCGCTTCCGGGTTCAGGCGCAGGTTGCACGGCAGGGCAAAGCTCCCGCTAAAGTCCTGGTAGGCTGGGGCAAAGGCCCCTGTAGCCCTGACCAGGTAGCCCCCTTGGGAAGCAGGAAGAGCCGGTGGCTACCCTATCTCCTTTCAGGGGATGAGGGCTCCGCTGCAGGCCAAGATCCTCTTCTGACTCCAGGCCAAGGTCAAGGCCAGGACAAGTGCCCATGTCCGGCCCAGACTCCTCCAACTCCAACTCAGGCAAATGCTCTAGCTGTGGCTCCAACTCCAATGCCAGAAGTAGTTAAAACTTTTACCTGCATCTCTGGCCACTTGACAGACACCACTATCACAACCAATAGCCTGTCCCAAGACCTCCTCCCCAGCAAGAGTGACAACCAGTGGCCAGTCCTCTTGGAGTCTTCCAAAGTGGTCTCATCCCTCCAGGACAAAGTGGATTTTGGTTTTCAGAAGGAGCCTCCCAACCAAATGCCTTCTCCAAATGAGTCCTCAGACCATGTCCAGGAGATCAAGGCTGCCAGAACACAGGTGTTATCCAACCTGCCTGAGAACCCAGTGGAGAAGGCCCCGGTTTGTACCTCTAGGCCAGgcagcccaacaccaggctcaggGCCCCCAGGGACCCCTAAGTCCCAGAGGAATAGCCAGGAGAACTGCAGCTCTCAGCCAGACCAGCAGCCTCTCAACATTTGCAACAATACCTACTCCAAGGTGCCCCAGTCTGCCTACCCAGACGCCTGCCACAAGCAGTCACCTGTCCAGTCTCCCGGGGAAACCAACCAGATTCCCCCCTCCACGGCCCCTACTTGCCAGCTCCAGAATGCTGTGGAAGACCGCGTGCTGGTGTTCGATATGGCCACGGGGAACACCAGGATGGGGCTGCTGTGCCATGACCCCACGGGTTCACGGGCAGTGCTGCTGGGTGTCATGCCCAACCACCCATCTGTCTATGTTCCCAAAAATGTGTCGTCTGCTCCACCATTAGGCATGCCCATCCTTTCCCCTGACCACAATCGCCCCAACTTCTGGTCCACCTCGCCCATTCTGTCCAGCCCTGCGCCCTCCAGCCTCTCAGCTGGAAGCTACCGAGAGGTGGCCCTGGTTTCCAAGGAGGGCAGGCTCAACTTGGAGTCGCGGGACTCCCCGGGTACTGAGACACCCATCAGGGTGTTCACTCGGTCCGTTCCGCTGGGGACGCCCCTCCAATCCAGTGAGAGGAGATTGAGCCATGTTCACGATCCGGGCTGCTCCAAacctgatgcagaaaaaaatgaaactagtcATACCATCTGGAAGCTGAACCCCTCCAGGATGCAGGACACCTCCACGATCCAGCCGAAGAAACTGCAGTGGATGATCTCAGAGCAGCCCGCAGAGCCTGCCCCTCAAGCCCCAACCCAGGAGGTGTCCAGACCCCTCCTTCAGGAGGATACAGGCAAACATGACCAGAAAGAGGTCCTTACCGCTCACCCTGACAGCCTTGGAGCTGAGGGTGCTGGGCAG TGCTCCCTCACCAGGCAGACCCACTTTTCTGGACAGCCACTCCTGGCCGAGCAGCCTCCCTCCTCCAGGAAACTCTCCCTTTCCGGTCAGGTCCCTGTCACTGGAACCTCTCTTGCCAGGCAGATTTCTCTCACTGGGCAGCCTCCCTTTCCCCAAGAACCCCCCATTTCCAAAGAGCCCATCGTCCCAGGAAGGTCCCCCATCACCAGGGAAACTGGCCAGGCCTCCACCTTGTGCCAGGAAGGGGAGCCCTTGAGCTTGCCGGCCCACGTGGGGGTGCTTCAGGTGCCCCTGGCCCCTGAGGAGACCTGTGTCTACATGAGCAGGGACAAGGTCAGCGTCAGAGCTGCTGAAAGCTCCAGCACACATCGGGTACCATCCTGGCAACCCGGAAGCCCCCCCAGCACCCAGGGGGAACAGTTTTCCCTGGTTACATTCTCCACACCTGGCACTGGCTACAAGGTCCTGCCCATGGCCATGGTGGGCGCTGAGCCGCAGGGTCCCCGGTTCAAGCTGACACCCGAGGACATCTCACACCCATCAGTGCTTGCACACCTTGGCCTGCTCCACGGGGCCTGCTACGAGCTGGTGCCCACCGCGGGCACTCTGTCAGTGCAGTCCCCACTGCTCTGCCGTCACTCACTGGGCCCCTACCAGGACATGGCGGCGGTGGTGATTGACACGGGCACTGGCTTCACCAAGTGTGGACTGGCTGGGGAGGACCACATCCTCAGCGTGGTGCCCTCACGTGTCCAGCTGCTACAGCACCCGGCCCAGGATGAGCCCCGGTACACGgtgcctgagaaccaggaggCCTCCTATTCAGTGCTGAATCGAGGCGTGGTCTCCGACTGGGATGCCCTGGAGGTACTGTGGCAGCACCTGTTTTACTGCAGGCTGGGTGTGCGGCCGGAGGAGCTGGCGGTGCTTGTGGCTGACTCGCCCATCTCGCCGCGCACCAACCGAGAGAAGGTGGCTGAGATCCTCTTCGAGCGTTTCCACGTGCCGGCCATGCAGACAGTGCACCAGGCCCTGCTGGCGCTCTACGCCTATGGGCGCACCACGGGGCTGGTGCTGGGCAGTGGCCATGGCACGTCCTACGTGGCACCTATCCTCACTGGGGATCTGGCCCCCCTTGACACCTACCGGCTGGATGTAGCTGGGGCTGACCTCACTGAATATTTGGCTCAGCTGCTGCTGGCGGGGGGCCACTCACCGCCCAAGGTGGGGCTGGTCAACCAGATTAAAGAGGCCTGCTGCTATGTGGCCATGAACATGACAGCTGAGGTGGCCCGCACCCAGACCCAACCCCGGGTGGACTTCGTGCTTCCAGACAAGCAGGTCATCACCCTGGGCTCCGAGCGTTTCTGCTGCCCTGAGGCCCTCTTCCAGCCCAGTCTGCTGGGCCTCAACCAGCCTGGCCTCCCGCAGTTGGCCCTCCTAAGCATCAGCCGGCTGGAGGCCAAGCAGCAGGAGGAGCTGCTGGCCAATGTGGTGCTGGATGGCGGCAGCACCCTGATCAATGGCTTTCCGGAGCGCCTGCGGCAGGAACTGGGCCCCCGAGCCACTGTGCTGGGCTCTCCCCACCGCGCTGTTGCTGCTTGGCTTGGAGGCTCCATCATGGCATCCCGGGACTCCTTCCAGAGCCTGTGGCTCAGCCGCCATGAGTACGAGGAGGAGGGCCCGTGGGCCATCTACAAGTACCATCTGTGA
- the CAMKV gene encoding caM kinase-like vesicle-associated protein, which translates to MPFGCVTLGDKKNYNQPSEVTDRYDLGQVIKTEEFCEIFRAKDKTTGKLHTCKKFQKRDGRKVRKAAKNEIGILKMVKHPNILQLVDVFVTRKEYFIFLELATGREVFDWILDQGYYSERDTSNVVRQVLEAVAYLHSLKIVHRNLKLENLVYYNRLKNSKIVISDFHLAKLENGLIKEPCGTPEYLAPEVVGRQRYGRPVDCWAIGVIMYILLSGNPPFYEEVEEDDYENHDKNLFRKILAGDYEFDSPYWDDISQAAKDLVTRLMEVEQDQRITAEEAISHEWISGNAASDKNIKDGVCAQIEKNFARAKWKKAVRVTTLMKRLRAPEQSGTATAQSAPATDTAAAGAAGGVAAASGAAPALGGSATSAIAGAAALAAKSDDIGPADRSATPATDGSVTPATDGSVTPATDGSITPATDGSITPATDRSVTPATDGRATPATEESTMPTTQSSVTPATKAAATPEPALAQPDSTAPGGTTGQAPPSSKGEEAAGYAQESRREETS; encoded by the exons ATGCCGTTTGGGTGTGTAACTCTGGGCGACAAGAAGAACTATAACCAGCCGTCGGAGGTGACTGACAGATATGATTTGGGACAGGTCATCAAGAC TGAGGAGTTCTGTGAGATCTTCCGGGCCAAGGACAAGACGACAGGCAAGCTGCACACCTGCAAGAAGTTCCAGAAGCGGGATGGCCGCAAGGTGCGGAAGGCAGCCAAGAACGAGATAGGCATCCTCAAGAT GGTGAAGCATCCCAACATCCTACAGTTGGTGGATGTGTTTGTGACCCGTAAGGAGTACTTCATCTTCCTGGAGCT GGCCACGGGGAGGGAGGTGTTTGACTGGATCCTGGACCAGGGTTACTACTCGGAGCGAGACACGAGCAACGTGGTGCGGCAGGTCCTGGAGGCCGTGGCCTACTTGCACTCACTCAAGATCGTGCACAGGAACCTCAAG CTGGAGAACCTGGTTTACTACAATCGGCTAAAGAACTCAAAGATCGTCATCAGTGACTTCCACTTGGCTAAGCTAGAGAATGGCCTCATCAAAGAGCCCTGTGGGACTCCCGAGTACCTgg CCCCGGAGGTGGTAGGGCGGCAGCGGTATGGACGCCCTGTGGACTGCTGGGCCATTGGAGTCATCATGtacatcct GCTTTCAGGGAACCCACCCTTCTACGAGGAGGTAGAGGAAGATGACTATGAGAACCACGACAAGAACCTCTTCCGCAAGATCCTGGCTGGCGACTATGAATTTGACTCTCCATATTGGGATGATATTTCACAGGCGG CCAAAGACCTGGTAACAAGGCTGATGGAGGTGGAGCAGGACCAGCGCATCACCGCAGAAGAGGCCATCTCCCATGAGTG GATTTCTGGCAATGCTGCTTCCGACAAGAATatcaaggatggggtctgtgCCCAGATTGAAAAGAACTTTGCCAGGGCTAAGTGGAAG AAGGCTGTCCGAGTGACCACCCTCATGAAACGGCTCCGCGCACCGGAGCAGTCCGGCACAGCGACAGCCCAGTCTGCCCCAGCCACAGACACTGCCGCCGCTGGGGCAGCAGGTGGGGTCGCAGCTGCAAGTGGGGCTGCCCCAGCCCTTGGGGGCAGTGCCACCTCAGCCATAGCAGGTGCTGCTGCTCTTGCTGCAAAGAGCGATGATATAGGCCCCGCAGACCGTAGTGCCACCCCAGCCACCGATGGCAGTGTCACTCCAGCCACCGACGGCAGTGTCACCCCAGCCACCGACGGGAGCATCACCCCAGCCACCGATGGGAGCATCACCCCAGCCACTGATAGGAGTGTTACTCCAGCCACTGATGGGAGAGCCACACCAGCCACGGAAGAGAGCACCATGCCCACCACCCAAAGCAGTGTCACACCAGCCACCAAGGCAGCTGCCACCCCTGAGCCGGCTTTGGCCCAGCCGGACAGCACAGCCCCTGGGGGCACAACAGGCCAGGCCCCGCCCTCTAGTAAAGGGGAAGAGGCTGCTGGCTATGCCCAGGAGTCTCGGAGGGAGGAGACCAGCTGA